TGTCacttaaattgtttttttaaaaaaatacatcattttgatttattttattttttattcttcttaaaaaataaaaaataaccaaatttattttattttattttttgctaaGTAACCAGAATTATTTTACGTGTTTATTCCCCGACTTTCcctacattttaattttttaaatatttgcttAGTTTTAACTTTgctttaaaatatatctattatttaaattttatttttcatatttcttgggctaaagtaaaaagaaattctttttacttttttatatagaacATGTTTATACGAAGACATTGGAGTAAAGGGCCAATTAActtaactaataattttttatgcaagaactctttttagagtataggtaTAGTTGTTGGACATTGGGCTGCTCTCAGATCACTCACATTAGAATAGGCATTtgctctaaaaatataaaatctgccTAATTTAAGCTAAAAATCACTTGCATTGGAGCATTTCaaagcattggcaatggtctagtcattgtcaagtctaaaatttgattaaaataaaagttttggctaagagtaattttacatataactgtgaagtgcgtaaacaccgtgtaatcgttttgaaaaagagtggggtctactattaaaaaattaattttttcacgtgaatctcatattttattcacttttttcaaagtaattaagGGGcattgcacaattcacgattgtaaatatcttttctctttgacTAAAGCCAAAACTATTGGAGAGGTTAATCAACATCGAACTATccatccaaaaattaaaataataatataatattatatattttaataatatattttttatattttataaatacactctatatattaattaataatttaatttttacttaaaattattatttttcaactatttttttttctcaatctaatTACCTAATAGTagccattgagaatatttttaaaataaaatattgttttggagatgaataataaatgatcaaatttggataaatatataaatttactatagCTTAAAAGtagagttttaaaattttgactaTTTTAAAACAGACTATTTTTGAATTGCTTAGCCAAAATTTAGTTAAGCACTAATATTTAGGTAGGCCAACGCCAATACTCTCATTTAATTAGTCAAATAGTAGTTGAGCTTTTAGCTAATGTAATCATAAATTAGACTACATTGAATATCCCAAGGCAAAGCCATCCAGTCCATGAGCTGCATACAATAAAGCCAAAGCCAAAGTCAAATATGACTTGCTACCGTAACAGggtcatataatttaatatcaatTTCCTCACGATCCCTACTTGCTAATTGTATAAATTgtttggattgtgaaaataaaaataaaaattattgttagaggttgttggaaattatgaaaataaaaataaaaagtatttaaaaattaaaaaatatatatgtattaaaaaatagataaaaataaaataataataataataatttattattatagagagatatatataatctaatattgaGTTCAAGTTTTGAGTAATTAGCTAAACTTAGACTTTTGAGATTggtaatccaatgagaatgctctgaCATGCAAGAGTTACGTAAAATAGATTTGAGCTAGCTCATtaagatggttttttttttttaaattctatttttaagcaAGTTAAGCATTGCATAGATAAACTATACGGTTACAAGGATACACAATTCAGTGAGGTGGGAGTCCCTGACAATATTCTCAAAACAAACAGcactaaaaaggaaaaaaaaaaaaaaggtaagtcaaaagcttgactctagtccagTCCCACAAGGGGATGCCACTCAAAAGCGATTTTAACATAGTCTGATACATAGACTATAAACCTATGACTAAACGCTATAGTCGAGAGGGGTGTGCTGCATTTTGTTGATCTGGTCCAACTGTAAGAGACTATCACGACCATATCGTCTTGATCGCTGGTTAGGGAAAGTAGGAACATAGGAGAATAGCAATTAAATGACCCGATACACTAACAAAAGACCACCACCAATGGTAGTGGCGAGTGTAGGACATGCGGGCGGTGGCCACGGTGGTGCCGCGCGTGGCGGCTAGAAGCCCCTTCTGATATGGAGGCGCGTAAGGCCTATGCGCACTGTAAGCTGCGCGTGAGCTACATGCGTCGTTGATTTAGACAGTTTTCTTCCTCCGTCCGACAGATCAGCTGTTGGGGAGACCATTGGAGAGGCGCGTGGCGGTAAAAAATGTCGGCAAGTAACAGATTGGAACAACTTGTTACCAATgcatgttttgaataccgtaccagtcaaggcactggaacgaaatatttcgatactggtaccatttcgtgtaccgtttcggaatagtcgatatatgaataaattatatatataaatatataaaaattatattctaaaataatagtttatatatgaataaattatatataaataacctaGTATGAATTGtgggtcaaaaaataagtttgtagtttaaaaaaatgaaaaaaaaattaaacattgaAATATCGACTGGTACAGACTGAAATAGGCCGGTATAGGCCAGTACGATTGGTATTTGGGTCAgtacgaaatatatatgatacctaTACCGGCCACTGGACCGGTACGGTACGAGATTAAAAACAATGCTTGTTACTATCGccagaaaatgtaaaaaaaaaaaaatgaaaataaacctATGAACTAGGTTGGGCGATCAGAGAGGGGGAGGAGACGAAACTCCACCCCCCCCCCCTAGTGGCGACACTATGATAGCTGGCTTGGTAAGAAACGagaggaaatggaagaaaaCGGGAGAAATAGGAGGAGTCACTCTCGTACTCTTTGCTTAGCTCATTAAgatggtttgatgaataaaacgagatgagaattttgtgaatagtagtaagataaaaatagtagtgagattgtttgaattaagtaattattaggttttgggaaatgagagaaaaagttaaataaaaaatattataaaattgaaatattgttagaatacaattttttaatataatttttgttttgagatttgaaaaaattgaattgtttttaattttttgtttaaaaaattgaaaaagttgtaatgattagtttaaaaatatttttgaatgatatttgaaaaaaaaataagatgatatgtgatgagatgatatgaaaacaATTTTCAAACATCCCTAActcaatatatatctataaatattaattgtagCTTAGGCATTTctatttttacattattttctctttttcaactCTCAAATAATATATTCCAAACGTTAGTAttaatttcttctctctttccacACACATGTAAAGTttgctgatcatgatcatttcCTCATGAATTCTTTAGGCATATTtgagtaatgagatgagatgagaattataTGATTAGTAATGAAacagtttgtgaatagtaatgaaatagtttgaattaagatattttattctattttgaaaaatgagaaaaaaaaatttaaataaaaatattaaaaaattatttgagtataatttttaatatgatttttgttttaaaatttgaaaagttgtattattttttgtgttttgtttgaaagtttgtaaaaattgtaatgataagataatagttagatgaaaaagttaaacataGAACTGTTCATCCGGATTCGGTCTGGGAATCCGATTATACCCGAACCAGAACCCGAATATCAAGCCCGGGCCGAGGAACCGGGTTTACAATTCggtacccattttttttttttgaaaccgTGTTAAGTTTGAAGTTGGTTGTAGGCTCCAAGTCAATATACATGAAGTCCCTGATCTGATCACCTTCGAATGGAGAGAAAATCGAAGCGAGAGGCAATCTTCTCACTTATTTTCCATGCAAGAGCCGAGATTTTTATTAGCAGGTGACCTACCAACTaggtgattttataaaatactctCTCTTCTTTATTAAATTCCCAACTTCCCAAGCTATTCCCTCTTGTCTCCCTCTAAAGTCCAATCCTGCCTCTtaataagagcactctcattggaatagttaaattaaagtacattttttatgaatgtaagatgaatttaacttttagctattccatttatataaatctccacattggaatagctattttttcattatataacaataaaataatataagatgaatttaattttgactattcacatcaaatctccaaattgaattatctatttattcattatatagtaatgagtaattaataattttttaatttttttaattatgaatttattttattttatcatattttactattcataatattatatattaatttgtaattgtattctaattatatttttttaattgtcatttaaaatggagagagaaataattaatattaaaaggagagagaaagaaataatataaaaaggatttgatgaatgaatagtgtgttccaaatttggaaattagtttggatattattgtagctatattccatgtgaacaatttattgacctaatagctaaattctcattggatttagcttttagctaatccaatgagaatgctctaagaggACAAACCCTCTTCACGAAATCCAAATTACTTTCATCTACCTTTAAAGACGGCGTCGTCTTGTGCTGACTAATTGAAGCTCGACACGTACCCTGTAAAGCTAACGACGTTATGAAGAGCCCTGAATGGTCATGTTTACCACCCCTGTTTGCCCATTAATCAGAGGACAAAGAGGTCAATATAGTACATTAAATGGTTGCCCAAGGTAGGACAATAATTCCGTTTGTATTCTAAAAGtggttggggaaaaaaaaaggggttcCGGGAAACGGAAACTCTATATTCGGGTCAGATGTATCGATGGATTTTGCAATCTGAGTTTTAGACCAAGTCGGAAAAAAGTTCGACCTAGATGAACAGTCCTACTTgaacatttgaaattaaaaagtgttttacaTTTAAGTGatagttaagaaaaaaaataattgtaagaagttttgagaatatttgatCTCCTCTTGTTAATAATCATGGCTTAGCACAACAAAAAACAAGGTTGAAACATGAATTGCTAAATATGTCAAGAATTCAgtaaaaacaaatattggtcATGTACAACGGTGCCAAATCGAAGAGGTccaatcaatatatttatattccgTATCGTATACAAAACTAAATGAAATCATTGAGATTGATTCAGTTTGTTGtgggtgtgtatatatatatatatatatacacacacatgctCTAAACTAGTTGATCATAAAATAGTACATGATTTATAACCATGTTACAACAAtgattaattaagtattttttttttacaatctcAATGCAAAGCAATGCGATCGTGGTCAACATCCACGATTTAAACATGCATAGCATTATACACAATCATGTGCTCCGAACACACATGTTTCTAATTAGAAGCACATAAAAGCCTATCCAACTTCCCCTCCTACTACTGATGATTAATACCAACATACGTACGATATTACTTAAAAATGTAAAAGGGGGAGTCCTATATATGTATAGTTTCAAAGTCTCAAGTTCGAAAGTAGTCTAGGGCAACTTATATTATTTGCAAGGTGGTGGGTTTTGTCTGCCAGCATACAATGCTTTTGCATTGGAACACGTGGCGGTGGCCCCCTTGCTCTGGTACTTAAGATCGATGTTGTAGAAGTGAACATCTTGGCAAGGGAACTGGCTGCTGCACATGAGCTTTACTGCTTCTGGTGTCGTCGAAGTTCCCCTTATGTTCACGTAATGAACAGTGCTGATCTTCACACGCGATGGCTGCATCATGTACACAAGATGATGTAAATTGATCAGTTACCAGTTGTTTACTGCTGAAATAATAATTAGCTCCTATCTCTAAGCTGTAATAAGTTGAAACAAAACcgaaaataattaaagagaaatctTTAGCGCGAGAGacttcacaaaaaataaaactcacgTCATGGTTTAATTgatatgtcaaattataaagttattattttttttattgagaatCACTCTTCGAaaatgaaacatatatatatataataatgtggTGGATAACTAACCGATTTATTGCAACTACTTGATTTTGATCCGCCGCAGTAGCCTTGGTCTATGATGATGGGGTTCTTAACATTGTTCATGATGAGGTCCTGGAAAAGCATCCCAGATGCTGAACTTAGATCCGATCCCGGCCACGTTTTGATTCTGACTCCGTTGTCTGTGCCGGTGAAGGTGCAGTTTTTCACGTAGATACCTCTCACATCCTCCTCATGGGGGTACTTGCCAAGGCTACCCACGCTGTCACCAACAATAAAGGCAAAAACTTCACTGAGCaggttttcttttctgtttgTAATTTCTAGTACCCAGCCATGCAAATACACttgcaactatatatatatatagtagtagtaGCGGAATTAACTCGTTAATTAAGTTATGGTTTTGCATGTCAATTAGAATATTAATGCATGGGTTATTGGGGGAATTATAATCATGTTAAATCAAGTAAGATTTCGACTTTTTAACAGAAAGCTAGAACGGATTAATGAAGATTGATCACATTGATCTAGATGACATGCTTAGTCGATAACTATATATACGTGAAAATTAATTGATGATGaatactatttttaattttagatgtCATGATCTTTATTTATACATGTTGATGTGACATCATTAAGTGTAATTAATCAAGGTgataaaaatttagaatgaaCAACTCGATCGATCAGCTTTCATGATCTATTGATGATCATTACCTGATGCCATGTCCAGGTCCACAGGCTACTTTATTGATTGCAACGTTGGTGGCTCCTTGGATCATAGAGATGCAATCATCACCAGTGCGGATGACAGTCCTAGCTATTTTCACATTGTTGGAATGGCTAACGTGGATGCCATCAGTGTTGGGGCTATCTTCGGGAGCAATTACGTTAACCTTGCGCACCCTAATATTATCACAGTTAGTGATGAAAATATGTACCCCTTTGCTGTTGAGGGAAGTGATGCCTCGCAGAACTCCGCCAGTGACCTTATTGAACTTTATGTTCTGCTCCAAAACGAACACAAAAagtgatcaaatatatatacaaacaattCCAAGTTCTGCAAGATGta
This window of the Juglans regia cultivar Chandler chromosome 12, Walnut 2.0, whole genome shotgun sequence genome carries:
- the LOC108994760 gene encoding exopolygalacturonase-like, with translation MVVNINIKNNAERAVGVRANIVVIVLFALAIACCEAKGGRLVGHVTPRVDPFRGAHLGRTDIAGRNEKVFNVLQFGAKPDGRKDCTQSFVRAWRAACDFKGRSRLLIPGGTFLLSEIVFAGPCSGPDPKIVQVIGTVKATTDVTEYSSSEWVLFESINGLVITGRGTFDGQGDAVWKYNDCRGNSNCVQLPSNIKFNKVTGGVLRGITSLNSKGVHIFITNCDNIRVRKVNVIAPEDSPNTDGIHVSHSNNVKIARTVIRTGDDCISMIQGATNVAINKVACGPGHGISVGSLGKYPHEEDVRGIYVKNCTFTGTDNGVRIKTWPGSDLSSASGMLFQDLIMNNVKNPIIIDQGYCGGSKSSSCNKSPSRVKISTVHYVNIRGTSTTPEAVKLMCSSQFPCQDVHFYNIDLKYQSKGATATCSNAKALYAGRQNPPPCK